The Erythrobacter aurantius genome includes a window with the following:
- a CDS encoding TonB-dependent receptor domain-containing protein translates to MKKFHNNSLKALAFSASAIAFVVAGPVYAQDNSEEGQEEDEEQVDVTTDASGQTAGGGGITVTGSRIVRDTYSSISPLQVLSTENQQAVGAFDPAQILQRSEAAAGTQIDATFQGFVLDNGPGSQTINLRGVGAGRTLVLVNGRRLAPAGVEGAPTSPSINLIPATLVDRYDLLTDGASSVYGSDAVAGVVNVILRKDFDGLEIQANGDINPMGAGEDYSVSGAWGFTTDRAVFGIGAEYQFRDEVKLRDRDFLRGCTTNLEEDADGNIYRLGLADNAAVQARTPGVSVSESECVISGISGRIFQPFARFGSVYFPANGNIANFPNDPRTGRPFLFGESTDAFGTDLDINGDGIRDVDFQNVNTNASEAELDRTFISQQELINVFAYGEYTFPGEANITPFFEAQYTRAEITNTGAGNPQIFPSVPDLNIFNPCNFISNPNGVDCRAVDNELLGLSSFPRIPPALSTGLPLPTTPIAAIRGDRNNFDVVQEQYRGVLGVRGDLPFIGSSWTFEVAGVYSRSEGKSSRVGIREDRLAFALGLDPTADFDGDGIIDNDGDGIADDYNNGLDFFGFFGDPQVIGECNTAGLANPGLAAPDLNASSCVPVNLFAASVLTGPVGDFETQAERDYLFDSRDFDTTYEQIQLSAYITGDLFELPAGPVGVVLGGEWREDKIESNPDIVASNGLFFGFFADGGASGSKWIRELFGEIDIPLMAGETMVEELSLNVSGRLTDEEFYGTNGTFAIKGGWRPVAPLLFKFSYGTSFRAPNLRENFLRGQSGFTTLFDPCAVPDDAFVNGAYDPTLDQRDDFVLANCSREGRDPTSVGIDSEGLNTRQFVSGEITQGGSLDIDPETSRSITTGFAFEESWGSGFDFAFNFNYYDIKIKDAIVEPSGQFIINDCYFREDGARSEFCDRIDINTTDRALIQGVRAGFLNRDQESVRGIDINTTFGYPLQIGNETFDLTLNLVANKLIERSNLQTQDDGSIVESNFTDRFGFPDWTGRLTFAADWEDFRFTYQVRYIDAIGNSDSDGVPFRDRVDFGDAFNGGPNGEFSPTCLGNGSPNAVVAGDGNFCRPVGTAPEYFEHTASIRWDSGDFRIIAGVRNLFDEEPPLVSSRAGILQISNVPIGNGYDLNGREFFAQLLARF, encoded by the coding sequence ATGAAGAAGTTTCACAACAATTCGCTGAAGGCGCTTGCCTTCTCCGCGTCGGCTATCGCGTTTGTGGTGGCCGGACCTGTCTATGCCCAGGACAATAGCGAAGAGGGGCAGGAAGAAGACGAAGAGCAGGTCGATGTCACGACCGATGCTTCGGGTCAGACTGCTGGCGGCGGTGGCATCACCGTTACCGGTTCGCGTATTGTCCGTGACACCTACAGCTCGATTTCGCCGCTGCAGGTTCTCAGCACCGAAAACCAGCAGGCAGTCGGCGCCTTCGACCCCGCGCAGATCCTGCAGCGTTCGGAAGCTGCTGCCGGTACGCAGATCGACGCGACCTTCCAGGGCTTCGTTCTTGACAACGGCCCGGGTTCGCAAACGATCAACCTTCGCGGTGTCGGCGCAGGCCGTACCCTCGTTCTCGTCAATGGCCGTCGCCTCGCACCTGCCGGTGTGGAAGGCGCGCCGACGTCTCCCTCGATCAACCTCATTCCGGCAACTCTGGTTGACCGCTACGACCTGCTGACCGACGGTGCTTCGTCGGTTTACGGTTCGGACGCTGTTGCCGGCGTTGTGAACGTCATCCTGCGCAAGGACTTCGACGGTCTGGAAATTCAGGCCAACGGCGACATCAACCCGATGGGTGCCGGTGAAGATTACTCGGTCAGCGGCGCATGGGGTTTCACCACCGACCGTGCCGTGTTCGGCATCGGTGCGGAATACCAGTTCCGCGACGAAGTGAAGCTGCGCGATCGTGACTTCCTGCGCGGTTGTACCACCAACCTCGAAGAAGATGCCGACGGCAACATCTACCGTCTCGGTCTTGCCGACAACGCCGCAGTCCAGGCTCGTACGCCGGGCGTGAGCGTTTCGGAAAGCGAGTGCGTTATCTCCGGCATTTCGGGCCGTATCTTCCAGCCGTTCGCACGTTTCGGCTCGGTCTACTTCCCGGCCAATGGCAACATCGCCAACTTCCCGAACGATCCGCGCACCGGTCGTCCGTTCCTCTTCGGTGAATCGACCGACGCTTTCGGTACGGACCTTGACATCAACGGTGACGGCATCCGTGACGTCGACTTCCAGAACGTCAACACCAATGCGAGCGAAGCCGAACTCGATCGGACCTTCATCTCGCAGCAGGAACTGATCAACGTCTTCGCATACGGCGAATACACCTTCCCGGGCGAAGCGAACATCACGCCGTTCTTCGAAGCGCAGTATACTCGCGCCGAGATCACCAACACCGGTGCAGGCAACCCGCAGATCTTCCCGTCGGTGCCTGACCTGAACATATTCAACCCGTGTAACTTCATTTCGAACCCGAACGGCGTCGACTGCCGTGCGGTCGACAACGAGCTGCTCGGGCTGTCGAGCTTCCCGCGCATCCCGCCGGCACTTTCGACCGGCTTACCGCTCCCGACCACCCCGATTGCCGCGATCCGCGGTGACCGTAACAACTTCGACGTTGTGCAGGAGCAGTATCGCGGCGTGCTCGGTGTTCGCGGTGACCTGCCCTTCATCGGTTCCTCGTGGACCTTCGAAGTCGCTGGCGTGTACTCGCGTTCGGAAGGCAAGTCCTCGCGCGTCGGTATTCGTGAAGACCGTCTGGCATTCGCCCTCGGCCTTGACCCGACGGCAGACTTCGACGGCGACGGCATCATCGACAACGACGGTGACGGCATCGCTGACGACTACAACAACGGTCTCGACTTCTTCGGCTTCTTCGGTGACCCGCAGGTCATCGGTGAATGTAACACTGCCGGCCTGGCGAACCCCGGTCTCGCCGCGCCCGACCTCAACGCTTCGAGCTGTGTTCCCGTCAACCTGTTCGCTGCAAGCGTCCTGACCGGCCCGGTCGGCGACTTCGAAACTCAGGCTGAGCGCGACTACCTGTTCGACAGCCGCGATTTCGACACCACCTACGAACAGATCCAGCTGTCGGCCTACATCACCGGCGACCTGTTCGAACTGCCTGCCGGCCCGGTCGGCGTGGTGCTCGGTGGCGAATGGCGTGAGGACAAGATCGAATCGAACCCCGACATCGTCGCTTCGAACGGTCTGTTCTTCGGCTTCTTCGCTGACGGCGGTGCATCGGGTTCCAAGTGGATCCGCGAACTCTTCGGCGAAATCGACATTCCGCTGATGGCAGGCGAAACGATGGTTGAAGAACTGTCGCTGAACGTCTCGGGCCGTCTGACCGACGAAGAATTCTACGGCACCAACGGCACCTTCGCCATCAAGGGCGGCTGGCGTCCGGTGGCTCCGCTGCTGTTCAAGTTCAGCTACGGCACGTCGTTCCGCGCGCCGAACCTGCGCGAGAACTTCCTGCGCGGCCAGTCGGGCTTCACCACCCTGTTCGACCCGTGCGCCGTCCCTGACGATGCATTCGTCAACGGTGCCTACGATCCGACGCTCGACCAGCGCGATGACTTCGTCCTCGCCAACTGCTCGCGCGAAGGTCGCGATCCGACCAGCGTCGGTATCGACTCAGAGGGTCTGAACACTCGGCAGTTCGTCAGCGGTGAAATCACCCAGGGCGGCTCGCTGGACATCGATCCGGAAACCTCACGCTCGATCACGACCGGCTTCGCCTTCGAGGAAAGCTGGGGCAGCGGCTTCGATTTCGCGTTCAACTTCAACTACTACGACATCAAGATCAAGGACGCGATCGTCGAGCCTTCGGGGCAGTTCATCATCAACGACTGCTACTTCCGCGAAGACGGCGCCCGTTCCGAGTTCTGTGATCGTATCGATATCAACACCACCGACCGCGCTCTCATTCAGGGTGTCCGCGCCGGCTTCCTTAACCGTGACCAGGAATCGGTCCGTGGTATCGATATCAACACGACCTTCGGCTACCCGCTGCAAATCGGCAACGAGACCTTCGATCTCACGCTGAACCTTGTTGCGAACAAGCTGATCGAGCGTTCGAACCTGCAAACGCAGGATGACGGTTCGATCGTCGAATCGAACTTCACCGATCGCTTCGGCTTCCCGGACTGGACGGGTCGTCTGACCTTCGCTGCTGATTGGGAAGATTTCCGCTTCACCTATCAGGTCCGTTACATCGACGCGATCGGCAACTCGGACTCGGATGGCGTTCCGTTCCGCGATCGCGTGGACTTCGGCGATGCCTTCAACGGTGGCCCGAACGGCGAATTCTCGCCGACCTGTCTGGGTAACGGTTCGCCGAACGCTGTTGTTGCCGGCGACGGTAACTTCTGCCGCCCGGTCGGCACTGCGCCCGAATACTTCGAGCACACCGCTTCGATCCGTTGGGACAGCGGCGACTTCCGCATCATCGCAGGTGTCCGCAACCTCTTCGACGAAGAGCCGCCGCTGGTATCGTCGCGTGCCGGGATCCTGCAGATCTCGAACGTTCCGATCGGTAACGGTTACGACCTCAACGGCCGCGAATTCTTCGCTCAGCTGCTGGCTCGTTTCTAA
- a CDS encoding alpha/beta hydrolase family protein, with amino-acid sequence MNLLKKPLMAAMLGVSTLGLSVSAPTETQATGTVPIDVWALRDVVNAVQISPDGKHLLVHINPSREGDYLLQIYKTDDLSKPFRTLNADPMEITGAGWVSDNLIFGSAWQIKRESVRRQEGDVRNYASYFYNLDTNKFQQIEGNFSIVERLPDEPNHILIASGAAVDGGLGNDPAAAFRPRSYFKLNLETGSRELVMRGTSKYANVTFDNKGNARYAQGIDSDLKIKSFYRRPGETNWKQFGEEIDQNDPDNLYRLLAGFFGVVGFHHENPDLGYIIDTRDGDDKAALWLFNFETEQYVEKLFQAEDADVMGIGLHSIPGNDKLAFASYPGEKMMRHWFDEEEKALYEALEQQIPYAHQLSISSRSYDGRTMVVFNNGPRDPGSFWLVKDGQLAKLGSRNPLIDPQQLSDVKFIRYPARDGKLTIPGYVTVPKGEPPFPLIVLPHGGPAVPEVVTYDEWGQLLANAGYMVLQPGYRQTVGWGKKHFDLAYHEHGGTMQDDKDDGALWLVEQGLVDPDRMAMFGWSYGGYAALVAAARENNIYQCAIAGAAVSRPEIWYNDIKRGIRAKALDDWFQGRGVYYGTNPYKEVDKVNIPLLMVHGEDDSRVLLYHMTDYQKAFEAAGKQGEFVTLKDADHFYRTLMYTHQQQFYTKMLDYLANDCGPGGL; translated from the coding sequence ATGAACCTTTTGAAGAAGCCTCTTATGGCGGCGATGCTTGGTGTATCCACGCTGGGCCTCAGCGTTTCCGCACCAACCGAAACACAGGCCACCGGCACCGTTCCGATCGATGTCTGGGCGCTGCGTGATGTCGTGAATGCTGTTCAGATCTCTCCGGACGGGAAGCACCTGCTGGTGCACATCAACCCGAGCCGCGAAGGCGATTACCTGCTCCAGATCTACAAGACCGATGATCTGTCGAAGCCGTTCCGCACCCTGAATGCCGATCCGATGGAAATCACCGGGGCCGGATGGGTCAGCGACAATCTGATCTTCGGCAGCGCATGGCAGATCAAGCGCGAGAGCGTGCGCCGCCAGGAAGGTGACGTGCGCAATTACGCGAGCTATTTCTACAATCTCGACACCAACAAATTCCAGCAGATCGAAGGCAACTTCTCGATCGTGGAACGGCTTCCGGATGAACCGAACCACATCCTGATCGCCTCAGGCGCTGCCGTTGACGGCGGGCTTGGCAACGATCCTGCTGCCGCCTTCCGCCCGCGCTCCTATTTCAAGCTGAACCTTGAGACGGGTTCCCGCGAGCTGGTGATGCGCGGAACCAGCAAATACGCCAACGTCACCTTCGACAACAAGGGCAACGCCCGATACGCGCAGGGCATCGATAGCGACCTCAAAATCAAGTCGTTCTATCGCAGGCCGGGCGAAACGAACTGGAAACAGTTCGGCGAGGAAATCGACCAGAACGATCCCGATAACCTCTACCGCCTGCTCGCAGGCTTCTTCGGTGTTGTCGGCTTCCACCACGAAAACCCCGACCTCGGCTATATCATCGACACCCGCGATGGTGACGACAAGGCCGCGCTGTGGCTGTTCAATTTCGAAACCGAGCAATATGTCGAAAAGCTCTTCCAGGCCGAAGATGCCGACGTGATGGGCATCGGCCTGCACTCTATCCCGGGCAACGACAAGCTCGCCTTTGCGTCCTATCCGGGCGAAAAGATGATGCGTCACTGGTTCGACGAAGAGGAAAAGGCGCTTTACGAAGCGCTTGAGCAGCAGATTCCCTATGCGCATCAGTTGAGCATTTCGAGCCGTTCCTATGACGGGCGGACAATGGTCGTGTTCAACAACGGCCCGCGCGATCCGGGTTCGTTCTGGCTGGTGAAGGACGGGCAGCTGGCAAAACTTGGCAGCCGCAATCCGTTGATCGATCCGCAGCAACTCTCGGACGTCAAGTTCATCCGCTATCCCGCCCGGGACGGCAAGCTGACGATCCCCGGCTATGTCACCGTACCCAAGGGTGAGCCGCCGTTCCCGCTGATCGTGCTGCCGCACGGTGGCCCGGCGGTTCCCGAAGTCGTGACCTATGACGAATGGGGGCAGCTGCTCGCCAATGCCGGCTACATGGTGTTGCAGCCCGGCTATCGCCAGACGGTCGGCTGGGGCAAGAAGCATTTCGATCTCGCCTATCACGAACACGGCGGGACGATGCAGGACGACAAGGATGACGGCGCGCTCTGGCTGGTGGAGCAGGGCCTCGTCGATCCTGACCGGATGGCGATGTTCGGTTGGTCGTACGGCGGCTATGCGGCACTCGTCGCTGCTGCCCGCGAAAACAACATCTATCAGTGCGCGATCGCCGGTGCTGCGGTGTCACGCCCAGAAATCTGGTACAACGACATTAAGCGGGGCATCCGCGCCAAGGCGCTGGATGACTGGTTCCAGGGCCGCGGCGTCTATTACGGCACCAACCCGTACAAGGAAGTCGACAAGGTCAACATCCCGCTGCTGATGGTTCATGGCGAAGACGACAGCCGCGTGCTGCTGTACCACATGACCGATTACCAGAAGGCGTTCGAGGCGGCCGGCAAGCAGGGTGAATTCGTCACCCTCAAGGATGCCGATCACTTCTATCGCACGCTGATGTACACCCACCAGCAACAGTTCTACACCAAGATGCTCGATTACCTCGCGAATGATTGCGGCCCCGGCGGCCTCTGA
- a CDS encoding TonB-dependent receptor domain-containing protein has product MNRFSKGSLLAGTIMAGAMIATPAYAQDNEEGASEGNVITVTGSRIQQRNVETAAPVAVVAAEEFQLSGTVNVENVVNTLPQVIPGTTSFSNNPGNGTATLNLRGLGTTRTLVLVNGRRWVSFDTAQIVDLNTIPSFLLDSVDVVTGGASAVYGSDALAGVVNFNLKKVEGLEMGGQYSITEEGDGARYQLYGAIGTSFDDGRGNATVFAEYYNRSSVFQGDRPFSNFAIGAETFDDNLQQFGSSTLPNGVIRYFGDGDRTGTDFAANRAVVFDDTPGDFRTRTGDTYNYAPVNYLQIPQERYLLGGYADYEFTDGHTAYTEVTYVNNRVQQELAATPVTGTFNVDLATIQPFLNAAEFAQLQQLDNTETTGTADGVLSLFLQRRTVETGARNSLDERNAFRVLAGVKGGITDNLFYDVYYSYARTRNANVQAGNISRSAFQAGLDGTGTAINIFGPNTLTPAMVAAISIQAQNGDISTQEIASGAISGFLGELTSGAGDVGFAVGAEYRKVASQFIPDTALSSGDVIGFNAGQATEGGYDVKELFAELNVPVFDNGMQRLELSGAARYSDYSLDRVGGVWTYAGGVEFDVIPDIKLRGQYQRAVRAPNVGELFGGLAIGFPGATDPCSQTGAITDAGLNALCVANGVPAASVGSSAIQINAQIPALFGGNPNLGEETSDSWTVGAVLRPSFLPGLTLTADYFNITIEDAITTVGLQTQFDLCFGSSGARNLSDTACLPFVGVRNSAGIIDVNNPPRLGGQNVAEFAVAGVDIELNYSTDVGFSLFGTDGSRLNFNILATYTDESSFIPLVGSPQVDCAGLFAGQCGEPTPEWKWNSRLSWIDGPVTTSIRWRHLGSVTSEDSVLNGGSVDYASFNGIDQISSYDLFDLTFSVEASDNVTITAGINNLFDKLPGTPLFDANGIVTNRPNSLLLGDNQEQANTYPSTYDVLGRDFFISAAFKF; this is encoded by the coding sequence ATGAACCGCTTTAGCAAGGGCTCGCTCCTGGCTGGCACCATCATGGCAGGCGCCATGATCGCCACTCCGGCTTACGCCCAAGACAACGAAGAAGGCGCCAGCGAAGGTAACGTAATTACCGTCACCGGCTCGCGCATTCAGCAGCGCAACGTCGAAACCGCCGCTCCGGTGGCTGTCGTCGCCGCGGAGGAATTCCAGCTTTCGGGTACGGTCAACGTTGAAAACGTCGTCAACACCCTCCCGCAGGTCATTCCGGGCACGACTTCGTTCTCGAACAACCCCGGTAACGGTACCGCCACTCTGAACCTGCGTGGCCTCGGCACCACCCGTACCCTGGTTCTCGTCAACGGCCGTCGCTGGGTGTCGTTCGACACCGCGCAAATCGTTGACCTTAACACCATCCCGTCGTTCCTGCTCGACTCGGTCGACGTTGTGACCGGTGGTGCATCGGCCGTTTACGGTTCGGACGCACTCGCAGGCGTCGTGAACTTCAACCTCAAGAAGGTTGAAGGCCTCGAAATGGGCGGTCAGTACTCGATCACCGAAGAAGGTGACGGCGCTCGCTACCAGCTGTACGGCGCGATCGGCACCAGCTTCGACGATGGCCGCGGTAACGCTACCGTCTTCGCCGAATACTACAACCGTTCGAGCGTTTTCCAGGGCGACCGTCCGTTCTCGAACTTCGCGATCGGCGCTGAAACCTTCGATGACAACCTGCAGCAGTTCGGTTCGTCGACGCTTCCCAACGGCGTGATCCGTTACTTCGGCGACGGTGACCGCACCGGCACCGATTTTGCCGCCAACCGCGCAGTTGTGTTCGACGACACCCCGGGTGATTTCCGCACCCGCACCGGCGACACCTACAACTACGCGCCGGTCAACTACCTGCAGATCCCGCAAGAGCGTTATCTGCTGGGTGGCTACGCCGACTATGAATTCACCGATGGCCACACCGCCTACACCGAAGTGACCTACGTCAACAACCGCGTGCAGCAGGAACTCGCTGCTACGCCTGTGACCGGTACGTTCAACGTCGATCTCGCGACCATTCAGCCGTTCCTCAACGCGGCCGAATTCGCGCAGCTTCAGCAGCTGGACAACACCGAAACGACCGGAACCGCTGACGGCGTTCTGTCGCTGTTCCTGCAGCGTCGTACGGTTGAAACCGGTGCGCGTAACTCGCTGGACGAGCGTAACGCATTCCGTGTTCTGGCAGGTGTGAAGGGTGGGATCACCGACAACCTGTTCTACGATGTGTACTACAGCTATGCGCGTACGCGGAACGCCAACGTTCAGGCAGGTAACATCTCGCGCTCGGCCTTCCAGGCTGGACTCGACGGAACCGGCACCGCGATCAACATCTTCGGTCCGAACACTCTGACCCCGGCGATGGTTGCGGCCATTTCGATCCAGGCGCAGAACGGCGACATCTCGACTCAGGAAATCGCATCGGGTGCGATCTCGGGTTTCCTTGGTGAACTCACCTCGGGTGCCGGTGATGTCGGCTTTGCGGTCGGCGCCGAGTATCGCAAGGTTGCTTCGCAGTTCATTCCTGACACTGCACTGTCGTCGGGTGACGTGATCGGCTTTAACGCTGGTCAGGCTACCGAAGGCGGCTACGATGTGAAGGAACTCTTCGCCGAACTTAACGTCCCGGTCTTCGACAACGGCATGCAGCGTCTCGAATTGAGTGGTGCAGCCCGTTATTCGGATTACAGCCTCGACCGCGTCGGCGGCGTCTGGACCTATGCCGGCGGTGTCGAATTCGACGTGATCCCGGACATCAAGCTCCGTGGTCAGTACCAGCGTGCGGTTCGCGCTCCGAACGTGGGCGAACTGTTCGGCGGTCTGGCAATCGGCTTCCCGGGTGCAACCGACCCTTGTTCGCAAACAGGCGCGATCACCGATGCCGGTCTTAACGCACTGTGCGTTGCCAACGGCGTGCCCGCTGCGTCCGTCGGTAGCTCGGCGATCCAGATCAACGCTCAGATCCCGGCGCTGTTCGGTGGTAACCCGAACCTCGGTGAAGAAACCTCGGACAGCTGGACCGTTGGTGCGGTTCTCCGTCCGTCGTTCCTGCCGGGCCTGACGCTGACGGCTGACTACTTCAACATCACCATTGAAGACGCAATTACCACCGTTGGTCTGCAGACGCAGTTCGATCTGTGCTTCGGCTCGTCGGGCGCGCGTAACCTGTCGGATACCGCGTGTCTGCCCTTCGTTGGTGTGCGTAACTCGGCCGGTATCATCGACGTCAACAACCCGCCGCGTCTCGGCGGCCAGAACGTGGCCGAGTTTGCGGTTGCTGGTGTTGACATCGAGCTCAACTACTCGACCGACGTTGGCTTCTCGCTCTTCGGTACCGATGGTTCGCGTTTGAACTTCAACATTCTCGCGACCTACACCGACGAATCCAGCTTCATTCCGCTGGTCGGTTCGCCGCAGGTTGATTGTGCTGGTCTGTTCGCAGGTCAGTGCGGTGAGCCGACGCCTGAGTGGAAGTGGAACTCGCGTCTGTCGTGGATCGACGGACCGGTGACCACCTCGATTCGCTGGCGTCACCTCGGCAGCGTCACCTCGGAGGACTCGGTTCTCAACGGTGGCTCCGTCGACTATGCGTCGTTCAACGGTATCGATCAGATCAGCAGCTACGATCTGTTCGACCTGACCTTCTCGGTTGAAGCGAGCGACAACGTGACCATCACTGCTGGTATCAACAACCTGTTCGACAAGCTGCCGGGCACTCCGCTGTTCGACGCGAACGGCATTGTGACCAACCGTCCGAACAGCCTCCTGCTTGGTGACAACCAGGAGCAGGCGAACACCTACCCGAGCACCTACGACGTGCTGGGTCGTGACTTCTTCATCTCGGCCGCGTTCAAGTTCTAA
- a CDS encoding class I SAM-dependent methyltransferase: protein MTEDARAQDAAAWSDFWARNTASGANGCLPERWAAIEEAQKQAWYGFIADLPEGARVLDLATGDGRVLRWMREARPDLVLEGIDLAPDLPPAPEGTKIQGGVEMEFLPFDDSSFDAVVSQFGFEYGDTSATAAEIVRVLKPGGAAGLMVHRGDGPILEHNLARQTEIGWVLDEVNAADAVRKALNTPGAGAGVAAQVAAALAILGEAKFGSSSPAWEIPEALRRACIMGEKDGLQSVEATITAITDQAANEIGRIRSLSGACGTADNRPALIAVFGVHGMGLRETTEVREPSGRALADFLLLG, encoded by the coding sequence ATGACTGAAGATGCACGCGCACAAGACGCCGCCGCCTGGAGCGATTTCTGGGCAAGGAACACCGCCAGCGGAGCCAATGGCTGCCTGCCAGAACGCTGGGCGGCGATCGAAGAGGCGCAGAAGCAGGCTTGGTACGGATTCATCGCTGATTTGCCCGAGGGCGCGCGTGTCCTTGATCTCGCCACCGGCGACGGGCGCGTGCTGCGCTGGATGCGCGAGGCGCGCCCTGATCTCGTGCTCGAAGGGATAGACCTCGCACCCGATTTGCCGCCAGCACCTGAGGGGACCAAGATCCAGGGCGGGGTTGAGATGGAATTCCTTCCGTTCGACGACTCGAGCTTCGATGCAGTCGTCAGCCAGTTCGGTTTCGAATATGGCGACACCTCAGCCACCGCGGCCGAAATCGTGCGGGTGCTGAAGCCCGGCGGCGCTGCCGGGCTAATGGTCCATCGCGGGGACGGCCCGATTTTGGAACACAACCTCGCGCGCCAGACCGAGATCGGTTGGGTGCTTGACGAAGTGAACGCAGCTGACGCGGTGCGAAAAGCGCTCAACACCCCGGGCGCGGGGGCGGGCGTGGCGGCGCAAGTCGCGGCAGCCTTGGCAATTCTTGGCGAAGCGAAATTCGGGTCGAGCAGCCCCGCATGGGAAATCCCCGAAGCCTTGCGACGGGCCTGCATCATGGGCGAGAAAGACGGCCTTCAATCAGTCGAGGCGACGATTACGGCGATCACCGATCAGGCTGCCAATGAGATAGGGCGGATCAGATCGCTGTCGGGTGCATGCGGGACTGCCGACAATCGACCGGCTTTGATCGCCGTTTTCGGCGTTCATGGGATGGGCCTTCGTGAAACCACTGAGGTGCGCGAGCCTTCGGGTCGGGCACTCGCCGATTTCCTGCTCCTGGGCTGA
- a CDS encoding putative 2OG-Fe(II) oxygenase: protein MTSTPTPAEAMVRIRMAMQQNNLTQARAIAEQARKAHPGDAALADAAGDLALKSGDAVTAIAHFAAACALAPAMLDYAINHAIALQRLNRHGEVIDALGKLEKQGRTVPRYGSVRALSHRAMGEAAEAAHWYDVVLGLEPRHPRALHGRARVALERGERNAVARFDAALAVNPGDADLWLGKAQALDVAGDIKGARLIAQQLCDQAPGFIAALEFFSGLKLAAGEADFTSPFRAAAAKAPQDPNIPSAHAEVFAGLDYAEQAAQVATEARARFPHEPHFALLEAVHAGSAGDWERADAIFAGLQLDTPMRALHEARHRIRAGQIERAEALLDRALANDPWDINAWALRGMAWRVAGDARAEWLHEQAGLVQLRPLVGRDGLVDDAVAELRVLHAGSAMPLGQSLRGGTQTRGILFHRTEPLLAELHEAIRATLEAYRGDLPALDESHPLLRHRETPWRLEGSWSVRLTGGGTGAGDYHTAHIHPQGIVSSAAYLVVPPAAEGPEQFGWLEIGRPPPDLGLDLPPVRSIQPKTGHLALFPSTLYHGTTPFGAGGGPDSERMTIAFDVVTKAR from the coding sequence TGGCGATGCCGCACTGGCCGATGCTGCGGGTGATCTGGCGCTGAAATCAGGCGACGCAGTGACAGCGATCGCGCATTTCGCAGCCGCCTGTGCGCTCGCGCCGGCCATGCTCGATTACGCGATCAACCACGCGATTGCCTTGCAAAGGCTGAACCGCCACGGCGAAGTAATCGACGCGCTCGGCAAGCTCGAAAAGCAGGGCCGCACGGTTCCCCGTTATGGCAGCGTGCGCGCGCTTTCGCACCGGGCAATGGGGGAGGCGGCTGAGGCTGCGCATTGGTATGACGTGGTGCTGGGGCTGGAGCCGCGCCACCCGCGAGCCTTGCATGGCCGTGCCCGAGTGGCGCTCGAACGTGGGGAGCGCAATGCGGTCGCGCGGTTTGATGCGGCTCTGGCGGTCAATCCGGGCGACGCCGATCTTTGGCTGGGCAAGGCGCAGGCGCTTGATGTTGCTGGCGATATCAAGGGCGCGCGCCTGATCGCGCAGCAATTGTGCGATCAGGCTCCCGGCTTCATTGCCGCCTTGGAGTTCTTCTCCGGGCTCAAGCTTGCGGCGGGAGAAGCTGACTTCACCTCGCCCTTTCGCGCGGCGGCGGCAAAGGCTCCGCAGGACCCTAACATTCCCTCGGCGCACGCCGAGGTTTTTGCCGGGCTGGACTATGCTGAACAGGCCGCGCAAGTCGCGACCGAGGCCCGCGCACGGTTCCCGCACGAACCCCATTTCGCACTTCTCGAAGCGGTGCACGCCGGTTCTGCAGGCGACTGGGAGCGGGCCGACGCGATCTTTGCCGGGCTGCAGCTCGATACGCCGATGCGCGCCCTTCACGAAGCCCGCCACCGTATCCGCGCCGGACAGATCGAACGGGCAGAGGCGCTGCTCGATCGCGCACTGGCGAATGATCCGTGGGACATCAACGCCTGGGCGCTGCGCGGCATGGCGTGGCGCGTTGCCGGGGATGCTCGGGCGGAATGGTTGCACGAGCAGGCAGGGCTGGTGCAGCTGCGCCCGCTGGTCGGTCGAGACGGGCTGGTGGACGATGCCGTTGCCGAACTGCGCGTGTTGCACGCGGGATCGGCCATGCCGCTGGGCCAAAGCCTGCGCGGAGGAACCCAGACACGCGGCATTCTGTTCCACCGGACAGAACCGCTGCTGGCGGAATTGCACGAAGCCATCCGGGCCACGCTGGAAGCGTATCGCGGCGATCTCCCCGCGCTGGATGAAAGTCACCCGTTGCTTCGCCACCGCGAGACGCCGTGGCGGCTGGAAGGATCGTGGTCGGTGCGGTTGACCGGCGGAGGCACAGGCGCAGGGGATTATCACACCGCGCATATCCACCCGCAGGGGATCGTTTCTTCCGCCGCCTATCTGGTGGTGCCGCCCGCTGCCGAAGGACCGGAGCAATTCGGCTGGCTCGAAATCGGGCGGCCACCTCCCGATCTCGGCCTAGACCTGCCGCCGGTGCGCAGCATCCAGCCAAAGACAGGGCATCTCGCGCTGTTTCCCTCCACCCTCTACCACGGAACCACACCGTTCGGAGCCGGTGGCGGGCCGGATTCCGAACGGATGACCATTGCATTCGACGTAGTGACAAAGGCGCGCTAG